In Lacrimispora indolis DSM 755, a genomic segment contains:
- the thiW gene encoding energy coupling factor transporter S component ThiW, producing MNDQIPSTIYNSSSASSKVRLKKLVISGMLTALTVALSGFSIPVGASKCFPAQHLANVLAGVFLGPVYGISMAFGTSLIRNLMGTGSLLAFPGSMVGAFCGAYLFQKTGKLLPAYLGEVIGTGLIGGLLCYPVAALLMGKEVAVFFFVIPFLMSTLAGTILAASLLAMLRRLGLFSYFERLINE from the coding sequence ATGAATGATCAAATACCATCAACAATTTATAACAGTTCTTCTGCAAGTTCAAAAGTGCGGTTGAAAAAACTGGTGATCAGCGGAATGCTGACAGCTCTTACCGTTGCCCTCTCCGGTTTTTCCATCCCTGTGGGAGCGTCCAAATGCTTCCCGGCACAGCATCTGGCAAATGTTCTGGCAGGAGTGTTTCTAGGGCCTGTATACGGCATTTCCATGGCTTTTGGCACTTCTCTCATACGCAATCTCATGGGAACCGGAAGCTTACTGGCCTTTCCGGGAAGCATGGTTGGCGCATTTTGCGGGGCTTATCTGTTTCAAAAAACCGGGAAGCTTTTGCCCGCTTATCTTGGAGAAGTGATTGGCACAGGTCTCATCGGCGGGCTGCTCTGCTATCCGGTGGCCGCGTTACTCATGGGAAAAGAGGTGGCTGTATTTTTCTTTGTGATTCCATTTCTTATGAGCACCCTGGCAGGAACCATACTGGCAGCCAGCTTGCTGGCAATGCTGCGCCGCCTTGGCCTGTTTTCCTATTTTGAGCGGCTTATCAATGAATAG
- the trpC gene encoding indole-3-glycerol phosphate synthase TrpC, with protein MILDALAAASKKRAEAAKEKIPMKTMEKLAFESLEKTKESKLSFEQSLASPGISFICEVKRASPSKGLIAPEFPYVEIAKDYEAAGADAISVLTEPEYFLGNNSYLTGISHEVGLPLLRKDFTVDPYQIYEAKVIGASAVLLICALLDTKALEEGLKLCKSLALGALVEAHDEEEIHSALTAGARIIGVNNRNLKTFEVDFNNSLRLRSMVPSDALFVAESGIKTETDIRLLSEAGVNAVLIGESLMRSPDKKEILDGFKRATQ; from the coding sequence ATGATACTTGACGCCCTTGCTGCTGCCTCTAAAAAACGGGCGGAGGCGGCAAAAGAGAAAATCCCAATGAAAACCATGGAAAAACTGGCGTTTGAATCCTTGGAAAAGACAAAGGAGAGCAAGCTTTCCTTTGAGCAGAGCCTGGCCTCTCCCGGCATTTCCTTTATCTGCGAGGTAAAGCGGGCTTCTCCTTCAAAGGGACTCATTGCCCCTGAATTTCCCTATGTGGAGATCGCAAAGGATTACGAAGCGGCAGGGGCTGATGCCATTTCCGTCCTCACGGAACCGGAATACTTTCTGGGAAACAACAGCTACTTAACAGGGATCAGCCATGAGGTAGGGCTCCCCCTTCTCAGAAAGGATTTTACGGTGGATCCCTACCAGATTTACGAGGCAAAGGTCATAGGCGCTTCAGCGGTTCTTCTCATCTGCGCCCTCTTGGATACAAAGGCCCTGGAAGAAGGACTAAAGCTGTGCAAAAGCCTTGCCTTAGGCGCCCTTGTGGAGGCCCATGATGAAGAGGAGATCCATTCCGCGCTGACCGCAGGGGCCAGGATCATTGGAGTGAATAACCGGAATTTAAAAACCTTTGAAGTGGATTTTAACAATTCCCTCCGCTTAAGGAGCATGGTCCCCTCTGATGCGCTTTTTGTGGCAGAAAGCGGAATTAAAACAGAAACAGACATCCGCCTCCTGTCAGAAGCCGGGGTCAATGCCGTCCTGATCGGGGAAAGCCTCATGCGTTCCCCTGATAAAAAGGAAATCCTGGACGGTTTTAAGAGGGCAACACAATGA
- a CDS encoding PTS sugar transporter subunit IIC, with protein sequence MKEFLNNKVVPKLMVFINTKAIRGLKDGLLYSMPMMIIGSIFLLLANFPYTPFADWLKAAGITPVLNQAFESTFNIMALIASIGIAYTYVKNEGYNGMPAGVISLCTYLLLQPSTVTNQEGASVGVIFKTWTGGQGMIGAILIGLIAGWIYTVFLRKNITIKMPEGVPDGVATSFTALVPGAAIIIGASIMYAIVKNVFGTTPMEWIYKTIQIPLQGLTDSFGGVVAMGFLIPFFWFFGIHGSTLVGGIMGPILTANTAANQAIIDSGRELTLANGGHIVTQQFLDQFMTVTGAGITIGVVIYLTFFAKSTQCKQVGKLGIGPACFNINEPVLFGTPIVLNPIMAIPFILMPVLSGIIQYLAIYTGLCPMYKGILVPWTCPPIISGFLIGGWRTALLQVVILALSFFVYLPFIRVIDKMYEKQEHQVQD encoded by the coding sequence ATGAAAGAGTTTTTAAATAATAAAGTGGTTCCAAAGTTAATGGTGTTTATCAATACAAAGGCAATTCGTGGTTTAAAGGATGGGCTGCTGTATTCCATGCCCATGATGATCATCGGTTCTATTTTTCTGCTTCTGGCGAATTTTCCATATACGCCTTTTGCCGACTGGCTTAAGGCCGCCGGCATTACACCGGTGCTGAATCAGGCCTTTGAAAGCACCTTTAATATCATGGCTTTGATTGCCTCCATTGGCATTGCCTATACTTATGTGAAAAATGAGGGATACAACGGAATGCCGGCTGGGGTGATCTCCCTGTGTACCTATCTGCTGCTTCAGCCTTCCACTGTAACTAACCAGGAGGGAGCTTCAGTAGGAGTTATTTTTAAGACCTGGACCGGCGGGCAGGGTATGATCGGTGCGATCCTGATCGGACTCATTGCAGGCTGGATCTATACGGTATTTTTAAGGAAAAACATTACCATTAAGATGCCGGAAGGAGTTCCTGACGGAGTGGCTACTTCTTTCACGGCTCTGGTTCCGGGCGCTGCCATTATTATCGGAGCCTCCATCATGTATGCCATTGTAAAAAATGTGTTTGGCACGACCCCGATGGAGTGGATCTATAAAACCATTCAGATTCCCCTCCAGGGCCTGACCGATTCATTTGGAGGAGTGGTTGCCATGGGATTTTTGATTCCGTTTTTCTGGTTCTTCGGAATCCACGGCTCCACGCTTGTGGGGGGAATTATGGGACCCATTCTCACCGCAAACACTGCCGCAAACCAGGCAATTATTGACAGCGGCCGGGAGCTTACACTGGCAAACGGCGGACATATTGTTACCCAGCAGTTTCTGGATCAGTTTATGACGGTTACAGGGGCAGGAATCACCATTGGTGTGGTCATATACCTTACATTTTTTGCCAAGTCCACTCAGTGCAAGCAGGTCGGCAAGCTGGGGATCGGTCCTGCATGCTTTAACATCAATGAGCCGGTGCTCTTTGGCACACCCATTGTGTTAAACCCCATTATGGCCATTCCATTTATACTGATGCCTGTTTTATCAGGAATCATTCAGTATCTGGCGATTTATACGGGACTCTGCCCCATGTACAAAGGAATTCTGGTACCCTGGACGTGTCCGCCCATTATTTCAGGATTTCTCATCGGAGGCTGGAGGACGGCACTGCTTCAGGTTGTGATCCTGGCATTGTCATTCTTCGTGTATCTTCCTTTTATCAGGGTGATTGACAAAATGTATGAAAAGCAGGAACATCAGGTCCAGGATTGA
- the trpD gene encoding anthranilate phosphoribosyltransferase — MIQQAIHEVITGQDLSFDAAKEVMNEIMSGETTPAQMAAFLTGLRMKGETIDEITACATVMREKALRLEPDFPVIDIVGTGGDEAGTFNISTTTAFVVAAGGVPVAKHGNRSVSSKSGAADVLEHLGVNLNLTAEQSGEILKKTGMCFLFAQAYHSSMKYAGPVRKELGVRTIFNILGPLSNPAGATMQLLGVYDRKLVEPLAQVLSNLGVKRGLVVCGDDGLDEATVTGPSHVCEIRFGELTPYEITPEEFSLNRCSLPELVGGTPAQNAQITRDLLNGKLHGPKRDIIILNSALSLYLGIDDCTISQCIEKAADLIDSGKAARKLEEFVKMTNEVLL, encoded by the coding sequence ATGATTCAGCAGGCAATCCATGAAGTAATCACAGGGCAGGATTTAAGCTTTGATGCTGCAAAAGAGGTGATGAACGAGATCATGAGCGGGGAAACCACTCCTGCCCAGATGGCCGCATTTTTAACAGGGCTTCGGATGAAAGGGGAAACTATTGACGAGATCACTGCCTGTGCCACGGTCATGCGGGAAAAGGCTTTAAGGCTGGAGCCGGATTTTCCTGTCATTGATATCGTGGGCACCGGCGGCGACGAAGCAGGGACCTTTAACATCTCCACCACCACCGCATTTGTGGTGGCCGCAGGGGGAGTTCCTGTGGCAAAGCACGGCAACCGCAGCGTTTCCAGCAAAAGCGGGGCTGCCGATGTGCTGGAACACCTTGGGGTGAATTTAAACCTGACGGCAGAACAGTCGGGAGAAATATTGAAGAAAACAGGCATGTGCTTCCTCTTCGCCCAGGCTTACCACTCTTCCATGAAATACGCGGGGCCGGTGAGGAAAGAGCTTGGAGTGCGGACCATCTTTAACATCTTAGGGCCTCTCTCCAATCCTGCAGGAGCCACAATGCAGCTTCTGGGGGTTTATGACAGAAAGCTGGTGGAACCTCTTGCACAGGTATTAAGCAATCTGGGTGTCAAGCGGGGCCTGGTGGTATGCGGAGATGACGGACTGGATGAAGCCACTGTCACAGGTCCCAGCCACGTATGCGAGATCCGTTTCGGAGAACTGACGCCTTATGAGATCACGCCGGAGGAGTTTTCCTTAAATCGCTGCAGCCTTCCTGAGCTGGTGGGCGGCACGCCTGCCCAGAATGCCCAGATCACCAGAGACCTTTTAAACGGAAAACTCCACGGGCCAAAGCGGGATATCATCATATTAAACTCTGCCCTCAGCTTATACCTGGGAATCGATGACTGCACCATTTCCCAGTGCATAGAAAAAGCGGCTGATCTCATTGATTCAGGGAAAGCCGCCAGAAAGCTTGAGGAGTTTGTAAAAATGACCAATGAGGTGCTTTTATGA
- the trpA gene encoding tryptophan synthase subunit alpha translates to MSRVRDVFSKGKAFIPFITAGDPDLATTEELVPAMAEAGADLIELGIPFSDPIAEGIVIQEADMRALASGVTTDKLFDCVKRIRKKTDVPLAFMTYINPVFVYGSERFLKNAAESGIDALIVPDMPFEEREELLPFCRKYGIELISLIAPTSKERIRAIASESEGFIYCVSSMGVTGVRAEINTNIGEMVSLVKETKDLPCAIGFGISTPEQAKEMSKNADGVIVGSAIVKIAAKYGKGCVEPVCDYVREMKAAISG, encoded by the coding sequence ATGAGTAGAGTAAGGGACGTATTTTCTAAGGGAAAGGCATTCATCCCGTTTATTACGGCAGGAGATCCTGACCTTGCCACCACTGAAGAGCTGGTTCCGGCCATGGCTGAAGCCGGAGCGGATTTAATTGAGCTTGGAATCCCCTTTTCCGACCCAATTGCAGAAGGGATCGTGATCCAGGAAGCTGATATGCGGGCCCTGGCATCAGGAGTTACCACGGATAAGCTTTTTGACTGCGTAAAACGGATACGGAAAAAAACCGATGTTCCCCTGGCTTTTATGACTTATATCAATCCTGTTTTCGTATATGGAAGCGAACGGTTTTTAAAAAATGCGGCGGAAAGCGGCATTGACGCCCTGATCGTGCCGGATATGCCTTTTGAGGAGAGAGAGGAACTGCTGCCCTTCTGCAGGAAATACGGAATTGAGCTGATTTCCCTCATCGCCCCCACTTCCAAGGAGCGCATACGGGCCATTGCATCAGAATCGGAAGGATTTATCTACTGCGTTTCTTCCATGGGCGTGACCGGGGTGAGGGCTGAAATCAACACAAATATCGGAGAAATGGTTTCCCTTGTAAAAGAGACAAAGGACCTTCCCTGCGCCATCGGCTTTGGCATCTCCACGCCGGAGCAGGCAAAGGAAATGAGCAAAAACGCGGACGGCGTCATTGTAGGAAGTGCCATTGTGAAAATAGCCGCAAAATATGGAAAAGGCTGCGTGGAGCCTGTCTGCGATTATGTAAGGGAAATGAAGGCAGCCATTTCCGGCTGA
- the thiD gene encoding bifunctional hydroxymethylpyrimidine kinase/phosphomethylpyrimidine kinase, translated as MSLILPSFLTIAGTDPSGGAGIQADLKTAAALGVYGSSVITALVAQNTTGVFLTETVSQEMLAAQLDAVFTDIPPKAVKIGMAGTSRSIEIIGEKLKNYNRSPVILDPVMVSTSGHSLLNPQDVKTLTSKLFPLAALVTPNIPEAEALLSTKGRRIYTEKDMEEAAMELFHIFQIPFLLKGGHNTQGADDVLCRNGFITWFPGERIHNPNTHGTGCTLSSAIACGLARGMGLEESILAAKAYLNGALKAGLKMGKGRGPLWHGWRT; from the coding sequence ATGAGCCTGATTCTCCCTTCTTTCCTTACCATTGCAGGTACGGATCCCAGCGGCGGCGCCGGAATACAGGCGGATTTAAAGACTGCGGCGGCTCTTGGTGTCTATGGCTCCAGCGTGATCACCGCCCTGGTCGCCCAAAATACGACTGGGGTTTTCCTGACGGAAACAGTCAGTCAGGAAATGCTTGCCGCCCAGCTGGATGCCGTATTTACCGACATTCCGCCAAAGGCCGTAAAGATCGGCATGGCCGGAACTTCCCGGTCCATAGAAATCATTGGGGAAAAACTGAAAAACTATAACCGTTCTCCTGTGATCCTGGACCCGGTCATGGTATCCACCAGCGGACATTCTCTGTTAAACCCACAGGATGTTAAGACTTTAACAAGCAAGCTGTTTCCCCTGGCGGCTTTGGTTACCCCCAATATACCGGAGGCAGAGGCACTTTTATCCACAAAAGGGCGCCGGATATACACAGAAAAGGATATGGAAGAGGCTGCAATGGAGCTTTTCCACATCTTTCAGATTCCTTTTCTTTTAAAAGGCGGTCATAATACACAGGGCGCCGACGATGTGCTGTGCCGCAATGGATTTATAACCTGGTTTCCAGGAGAACGGATCCACAATCCAAATACCCACGGAACCGGATGCACCTTATCTTCTGCCATTGCCTGCGGGCTGGCCAGGGGCATGGGGCTGGAAGAAAGCATCCTGGCGGCAAAAGCCTACTTAAACGGAGCACTGAAAGCCGGCTTAAAAATGGGAAAAGGGCGGGGTCCCTTGTGGCATGGATGGAGAACATAA
- a CDS encoding phosphoribosylanthranilate isomerase: MNSEKTRIKLCGLTRREDILAVNAWRPDYIGFVFAPGKRRLTGREAYELKKLLLPEIPAVGVFVNSPMEDIMALAENKTIDLIQLHGDEDRDYIQELKKRMAPGIPIIKAIRVRQAQDMKDAQDLPADFLLFDTYTKGAYGGSGKTFDWSMIPDIKKPWFLAGGIDASNIKQAMKTKAFCLDLSSSVETDGKKDPEKIKDIIQTVRSGNPCQKENLDSTADNLSPKR; the protein is encoded by the coding sequence ATGAATTCGGAAAAAACACGGATCAAACTATGCGGGCTGACCAGAAGGGAAGATATCCTGGCGGTAAATGCATGGAGACCTGATTACATTGGCTTTGTATTTGCCCCCGGAAAACGCCGCCTCACAGGACGGGAAGCTTATGAGCTGAAAAAGCTGCTGCTGCCGGAAATACCGGCGGTAGGCGTTTTCGTAAACAGCCCCATGGAGGATATTATGGCCCTGGCAGAGAATAAAACCATTGATCTCATCCAGCTTCACGGGGATGAGGACCGGGATTACATCCAGGAATTAAAAAAACGCATGGCTCCCGGCATTCCCATCATAAAGGCCATACGGGTCCGGCAGGCACAGGATATGAAGGATGCCCAGGACCTTCCCGCAGACTTCCTGCTTTTTGACACTTATACAAAAGGTGCTTACGGCGGCAGCGGAAAGACCTTTGACTGGTCCATGATACCGGACATCAAAAAACCCTGGTTCCTGGCCGGAGGCATAGACGCTTCAAACATAAAGCAGGCAATGAAAACTAAGGCCTTTTGCCTGGATTTAAGCAGTTCCGTGGAAACGGACGGCAAAAAGGACCCTGAAAAAATAAAAGATATCATACAAACAGTAAGGAGTGGAAATCCATGTCAAAAGGAAAATTTGGACAGCACGGCGGACAATTTGTCCCCGAAACGCTGA
- the thiE gene encoding thiamine phosphate synthase has translation MKFRKDMLFLYAVTDQGFTGEKTLTEQIEEALSAGVTLLQLREKSLDKSIFLEEALIVRELTRHYGIPLIINDDVEIALKCGADGVHVGQDDLPPLEVRRLIGPERILGVTAKSPEQAKRAFMEGADYIGSGAIFPSPTKKDAAALTLEQLSAICRSVPIPVTAIGGITGQNVSSLKGTGIAGAAVVSGIFGQGNITAAVHGLKEQLLKVVSL, from the coding sequence TTGAAATTTCGTAAGGACATGCTTTTCCTGTATGCTGTAACAGATCAGGGATTTACGGGAGAAAAAACCTTGACAGAACAAATTGAAGAAGCCCTTTCGGCCGGAGTGACCCTTCTCCAGCTCCGTGAAAAGAGCCTGGACAAAAGTATCTTTCTGGAGGAAGCCCTTATTGTCCGGGAGCTTACCAGGCATTACGGCATTCCCCTCATCATAAACGATGACGTGGAAATTGCCCTTAAGTGCGGTGCCGACGGGGTGCACGTAGGGCAGGATGATTTACCTCCCTTAGAGGTCCGCCGGTTAATCGGACCGGAACGCATTCTGGGTGTCACTGCAAAAAGCCCGGAACAGGCAAAAAGGGCATTTATGGAAGGGGCGGATTATATCGGGTCCGGTGCCATATTCCCAAGTCCCACAAAAAAGGACGCTGCTGCCTTGACCTTGGAGCAGTTGTCTGCCATCTGCCGCTCTGTTCCCATTCCGGTAACAGCTATCGGCGGAATTACCGGCCAAAATGTTTCCAGCCTGAAAGGAACCGGTATCGCCGGGGCTGCGGTGGTTTCCGGAATCTTTGGGCAAGGGAATATTACAGCAGCAGTCCATGGCTTAAAAGAACAGCTTTTAAAGGTGGTGAGCCTATGA
- the thiM gene encoding hydroxyethylthiazole kinase, translating to MKINESMTGLVRKKRPVIHCITNYVTATDVANIILACGGSPIMADHLDEVTEITALSNALLLNMGTPKENAAAAMEKAGLEANRLNLPVIFDPVGIGASRYRTETALSLLRNVKATVIRGNASELRVLLKELTGKNMQRENGSVASPRGVDASFTDEIREEILESLRETARALSAATGAVAVMTGAIDIVSDGKEAWLIRNGCPQMARITGSGCMLDGIIAAYCAAAGPAFSQPAMFQAAALATAAAGLCGELAAKRAEKISGGTGSFHCCFLDQVSLLDENTLKGGIDIEIS from the coding sequence TTGAAAATCAATGAATCCATGACCGGGCTGGTCAGAAAAAAACGGCCTGTCATCCACTGTATCACCAATTACGTCACTGCAACAGATGTGGCAAATATTATTCTGGCCTGCGGCGGTTCCCCCATTATGGCGGACCACCTGGATGAGGTTACGGAAATAACTGCCTTATCAAACGCCCTTCTTTTAAACATGGGAACCCCCAAAGAGAATGCAGCGGCAGCAATGGAAAAGGCCGGACTGGAAGCAAACCGGTTAAACCTCCCAGTCATCTTTGACCCGGTAGGGATCGGCGCCTCCCGTTACCGGACTGAAACAGCCCTTTCACTTTTAAGGAACGTAAAAGCAACCGTTATCAGGGGAAATGCCTCTGAGCTTCGGGTCCTGTTAAAGGAACTGACCGGGAAAAACATGCAAAGAGAAAACGGCTCTGTTGCCTCACCACGGGGAGTTGACGCTTCCTTTACTGATGAAATAAGGGAAGAAATCCTGGAATCTCTTAGGGAAACAGCCAGGGCCTTAAGCGCTGCAACCGGTGCTGTGGCCGTCATGACAGGGGCAATTGATATTGTCTCAGACGGAAAGGAAGCCTGGCTTATCAGGAACGGCTGCCCCCAAATGGCCCGGATCACCGGAAGCGGCTGCATGCTGGATGGCATCATTGCCGCCTATTGTGCTGCGGCCGGGCCTGCATTCTCACAGCCTGCCATGTTCCAGGCCGCCGCTCTTGCCACGGCTGCTGCCGGTCTCTGCGGGGAACTTGCGGCAAAAAGGGCGGAAAAAATCTCCGGCGGCACAGGCAGCTTCCACTGCTGCTTTCTGGATCAGGTAAGCCTTTTGGATGAAAACACCTTAAAAGGAGGGATAGACATTGAAATTTCGTAA
- the thiC gene encoding phosphomethylpyrimidine synthase ThiC — protein MNYTTQMDAARKGILTKELMEVAGQEQWEPEKLRELVAQGKVAIPANKNHTCLKPSGIGSMLRTKINVNLGTSRDLNDLEMELQKVKDAVHMGAESIMDLSSFGDTRKFRRKLTGECPAMIGTVPIYDAVVYYHKPLREITAEEWIRIVEMHAEDGVDFMTIHVGINRQTARRFKEAKRLTNIVSRGGSIIFAWMEMTGEENPFYEHYDRILEICQKHDVTLSLGDACRPGCIEDASDISQVEELVTLGELTRKAWEKDVQVIIEGPGHMPLDQIAANMKIQQTICKGAPFYVLGPLVTDIAPGYDHITAAIGGAIAAAAGAAFLCYVTPAEHLKLPDEADVKEGIIAARIAAHAADIAKGIKGAGEWDHKMSDARKRLDWETMFQLAIDPEKARRYRAMSKPEKEDTCSMCGNFCAMKNMNRILDGDIVDIFDE, from the coding sequence ATGAATTACACCACACAAATGGATGCCGCAAGAAAAGGCATTCTCACAAAAGAACTGATGGAAGTGGCCGGGCAGGAACAATGGGAGCCGGAAAAGCTTCGGGAGCTGGTGGCCCAGGGAAAAGTCGCCATTCCGGCCAACAAAAACCACACCTGTTTAAAGCCCAGCGGGATCGGATCCATGCTGAGGACAAAGATCAACGTGAACCTTGGGACCTCCAGGGATTTAAATGACTTGGAAATGGAGCTTCAAAAAGTAAAGGATGCAGTACATATGGGGGCGGAATCCATTATGGATCTAAGCTCCTTTGGAGATACCCGGAAATTCCGCAGGAAGCTGACCGGGGAATGTCCGGCTATGATCGGCACGGTTCCCATCTATGATGCGGTGGTTTATTACCACAAGCCACTTCGGGAAATCACTGCCGAAGAATGGATCCGGATCGTGGAAATGCACGCGGAAGACGGGGTGGACTTTATGACCATTCACGTAGGGATCAACAGGCAGACTGCCAGAAGGTTCAAGGAGGCAAAACGGCTGACCAACATCGTTTCAAGGGGAGGCTCTATCATCTTTGCGTGGATGGAAATGACAGGGGAGGAAAATCCCTTTTATGAGCATTACGACCGCATTCTGGAAATATGTCAGAAGCATGATGTGACCTTAAGCCTTGGAGATGCCTGCCGTCCGGGTTGTATTGAAGACGCATCGGATATATCCCAGGTGGAGGAGCTGGTGACTCTTGGGGAACTGACAAGAAAAGCCTGGGAAAAGGATGTGCAGGTTATTATTGAAGGTCCCGGCCACATGCCCTTAGACCAGATTGCAGCCAATATGAAAATCCAGCAGACCATCTGCAAAGGAGCACCTTTTTATGTTCTGGGGCCTCTTGTCACAGATATTGCGCCGGGCTATGACCATATCACTGCAGCCATCGGAGGGGCCATAGCTGCTGCTGCCGGAGCGGCCTTTCTCTGCTATGTGACTCCTGCGGAGCATTTGAAGCTGCCGGATGAAGCAGACGTAAAGGAAGGGATCATCGCTGCCCGGATCGCCGCCCATGCGGCGGATATTGCAAAGGGCATCAAAGGCGCCGGGGAATGGGATCATAAGATGAGCGATGCCAGAAAACGGCTGGATTGGGAAACCATGTTCCAGCTTGCCATTGACCCGGAAAAGGCCAGACGCTACCGGGCCATGTCAAAACCGGAAAAGGAAGATACCTGCTCCATGTGCGGCAATTTCTGTGCCATGAAAAATATGAACCGGATTCTTGACGGGGATATTGTAGATATTTTTGATGAATGA
- a CDS encoding PTS lactose/cellobiose transporter subunit IIA has translation MQEMELICFRLITAAGGAKSNYIKAVQKAKEGKYEEAEHLIAEGDEMMKQGHLPHADLIQREAAGEAVPMGLILTHAEDQMMSAEVFKVMAEEIIDLYRKLESR, from the coding sequence ATGCAGGAAATGGAACTTATTTGCTTTCGGTTGATCACTGCAGCAGGCGGAGCAAAATCAAACTATATTAAGGCAGTACAAAAAGCGAAAGAAGGAAAATACGAAGAAGCGGAACATCTGATCGCAGAAGGGGACGAAATGATGAAGCAGGGCCACTTGCCCCATGCGGACTTAATCCAGAGAGAAGCGGCGGGAGAAGCAGTGCCCATGGGACTTATTCTGACCCATGCGGAGGATCAGATGATGAGCGCGGAGGTCTTTAAGGTCATGGCCGAAGAGATCATTGATCTTTACAGGAAACTGGAAAGCAGATAA
- the trpB gene encoding tryptophan synthase subunit beta produces MSKGKFGQHGGQFVPETLMNAVNELEEAYEKYSHDQEFLAELSDLHKKYTGRPSLLYYAERMTEDLGGAKIYLKREDLNHTGSHKINNALGQVLLAKKMGKTRVIAETGAGQHGVATATAAALMGMECEVFMGKEDTDRQALNVFRMELLGTKVHAVTSGTQTLKDAVNETMREWTSRVADTHYVLGSVMGPHPFPTIVRDFQSIIGKEVRTQLEEAEGKLPDVVIACVGGGSNAMGIFHEFVNEPSVKLIGCEAAGHGIETGKHAATISTGSLGIFHGMKSYFCQDEYGQIAPVFSISAGLDYPGIGPEHAALYDSKRATYVPVTDQEAVEAFEYLSRLEGIIPAIESAHAVAYARKIAPSMGKENIIVINLSGRGDKDVAAIARYKGVEIYE; encoded by the coding sequence ATGTCAAAAGGAAAATTTGGACAGCACGGCGGACAATTTGTCCCCGAAACGCTGATGAACGCAGTAAATGAGCTGGAAGAAGCTTATGAAAAGTACAGTCATGACCAGGAGTTTTTAGCAGAGCTTTCAGACCTTCATAAAAAATATACCGGAAGGCCTTCCCTGCTCTATTATGCAGAGCGGATGACTGAGGACTTAGGCGGCGCAAAAATCTATTTAAAGCGGGAGGATTTAAACCATACCGGTTCCCACAAGATCAACAATGCCCTGGGCCAGGTCCTTCTCGCTAAAAAGATGGGAAAGACCAGAGTCATCGCTGAAACAGGAGCCGGTCAGCACGGAGTTGCTACCGCTACCGCTGCTGCTCTCATGGGAATGGAATGCGAGGTTTTCATGGGCAAAGAAGATACGGACCGCCAGGCCTTAAATGTGTTCCGCATGGAGCTTTTAGGCACAAAGGTTCACGCTGTTACAAGTGGTACCCAGACCTTAAAGGATGCGGTCAATGAGACCATGAGGGAATGGACCAGCCGGGTAGCTGACACCCATTATGTCCTGGGCTCTGTCATGGGTCCTCACCCCTTTCCAACCATTGTAAGGGATTTCCAGAGCATCATCGGCAAGGAGGTCCGCACACAGTTAGAAGAGGCAGAAGGAAAGCTTCCTGACGTGGTGATCGCCTGTGTGGGCGGCGGAAGCAATGCCATGGGAATCTTCCATGAGTTTGTAAACGAGCCTTCCGTAAAGCTCATAGGCTGTGAGGCTGCGGGCCACGGCATTGAAACAGGAAAGCACGCTGCCACCATTTCCACCGGGTCTCTTGGAATCTTCCACGGCATGAAATCTTATTTCTGCCAGGATGAATACGGACAGATCGCCCCTGTTTTCTCCATTTCCGCAGGACTTGATTATCCGGGCATCGGACCGGAGCATGCGGCTCTTTATGACTCGAAAAGAGCCACTTACGTCCCGGTTACGGACCAGGAGGCAGTGGAAGCCTTTGAATACTTATCCCGTCTGGAAGGGATCATTCCGGCAATTGAAAGCGCCCATGCAGTGGCATACGCCAGAAAGATCGCTCCTTCCATGGGAAAGGAGAACATCATTGTCATCAATTTATCCGGGAGGGGCGACAAGGATGTTGCCGCCATTGCCCGCTATAAGGGGGTTGAAATCTATGAGTAG